The following proteins come from a genomic window of bacterium:
- a CDS encoding DUF559 domain-containing protein, with product MGTLYNQPVQTEKRRDLRNHATRSEKLLWSHLKGKQLSGFKFRRQHGVGPYVLDFYCPEAKLAIEIDGASHDSDDAKTKDQRRQAFIEEFGVRFLRFKDTELFENPNKVLEKIKEELGST from the coding sequence ATGGGCACACTATATAATCAACCTGTTCAGACTGAAAAGCGCCGCGATCTGCGAAACCATGCAACGCGATCTGAAAAACTCTTGTGGTCACATTTAAAAGGCAAACAGCTATCCGGTTTCAAATTCCGCCGTCAACACGGTGTCGGGCCTTACGTTCTCGACTTCTACTGCCCGGAAGCCAAACTTGCCATCGAGATCGACGGAGCGTCGCACGACAGCGATGACGCAAAGACAAAAGACCAACGACGTCAGGCTTTTATCGAAGAATTTGGCGTTCGATTTTTGAGATTTAAAGATACAGAACTTTTCGAGAATCCAAATAAAGTGTTGGAAAAAATAAAAGAGGAGCTCGGCTCCACATAA
- a CDS encoding PEGA domain-containing protein: MKPSFGVLLLLTLLAGHAYSQSKKTTVAVLDFQSAGGFEKSEVSILANRFRNMLVQTHIFDVVEREKMNEILKAQDFNISDNCNTAECAVQVGQLLGVQAMIAGDIGVFGETYTIDLRIIDVTTGKIIQAQTQDYVGKRDGLLGVMQTMANSLAGAVGKRTVTRKFELAINVSAPKSAKAVDILIDGQKVGQKSLKLSLSEGQHSVTVTANSADYTTYSKEIELNSDQKIDAKLEYSKSYMKRVADEAAKAKAAAELAEKEKTVSAGTKKSNKTLWYVVGGVAVLGGGAAVLLGGGGKGGVSKIPDPDLPPGQ, translated from the coding sequence ATGAAACCATCTTTCGGGGTTTTATTGCTCTTAACGCTCCTGGCGGGGCACGCCTATTCCCAATCCAAAAAAACCACCGTAGCCGTTCTTGATTTTCAGTCTGCCGGAGGATTTGAAAAAAGTGAAGTTTCGATCCTGGCCAATCGGTTCCGCAACATGCTTGTGCAGACCCATATATTCGATGTGGTGGAACGGGAAAAAATGAATGAGATACTCAAAGCGCAGGATTTTAATATTTCAGATAACTGCAATACAGCCGAATGCGCTGTGCAGGTTGGCCAACTCCTCGGGGTGCAGGCGATGATCGCCGGCGATATCGGCGTTTTTGGAGAAACGTACACGATCGATCTTCGCATCATCGACGTCACGACCGGTAAGATCATTCAGGCTCAAACGCAGGATTACGTCGGAAAACGCGACGGCCTGCTCGGTGTCATGCAAACGATGGCCAATAGCCTTGCGGGTGCTGTTGGGAAGAGAACGGTTACCAGAAAATTCGAACTCGCGATCAATGTTTCTGCGCCGAAATCCGCCAAAGCCGTTGATATTCTTATTGACGGCCAGAAGGTCGGGCAAAAGTCACTCAAGCTTTCTCTGAGTGAAGGACAGCACTCGGTCACGGTTACGGCAAATTCCGCCGATTACACCACTTATTCAAAAGAGATCGAACTCAATTCCGACCAAAAGATCGACGCTAAACTGGAATATTCCAAATCGTATATGAAACGTGTAGCGGATGAAGCGGCAAAAGCCAAAGCCGCTGCAGAACTCGCCGAAAAAGAAAAAACCGTTTCGGCCGGAACTAAGAAATCCAATAAGACGCTTTGGTATGTGGTTGGCGGCGTTGCGGTTCTCGGCGGCGGCGCAGCGGTTCTGCTTGGCGGAGGCGGGAAAGGCGGCGTGAGTAAAATTCCCGATCCTGATCTGCCGCCGGGGCAGTGA
- a CDS encoding bifunctional metallophosphatase/5'-nucleotidase: MKNSTMKLKWLPFFILILSSQFALSQSAGKDSLRSLTILYTNDLHSHFEPMQVKWISETRKIGGFANIATIVKTAKKSNPNTLYFDAGDYFTGPLFSSLTKGEAVIDVLNHLSIDAACIGNHEFDHGWQNLDEQLKKATFPILNGNIFYSGTDRLFWNHPYMILKKNGIRIGVIGLHGKYAFYDTISDIMVRGIEARDEEIYLKKYINELEGKVDLVVLLVHEGIPGKQSSAGLTDAERNLQRDIELAKRVPGVDIIITGHAHQGTPQPLISNGTIIISTDALGMEVGKLDIQYDPGKDKITGFSNILNYVFDDEIEDDADTKHVIDKWKNKLSEIADQKICTISHPLTRSYSMESLMGNMVADAMLHAYPDNDLAITNSGGLRDDITGPVVTMGNLISAFPFPNTIVLVEMNGKDIKDLFEHAAGLTNGILQVSEGVEMHYSVSAADGNKVVLYKLNGKTFEDDKIYKVVTSNFLADGGDGFLAFRRALSKKDTRVEVLQTMIQYLKSFDVYKPQFFGRVVMIKP; this comes from the coding sequence ATGAAAAACTCTACCATGAAGCTCAAATGGCTGCCGTTTTTTATCCTGATCCTTTCTTCTCAGTTCGCTCTATCGCAATCGGCCGGCAAAGATTCCCTCCGAAGCCTGACCATTTTGTATACCAATGATCTGCATTCGCATTTTGAGCCGATGCAGGTAAAATGGATCAGTGAAACAAGAAAAATCGGAGGATTTGCCAATATCGCAACGATTGTAAAAACAGCCAAAAAATCAAACCCCAACACTTTGTATTTTGATGCCGGTGATTATTTTACCGGGCCGCTATTTAGTTCTCTCACTAAAGGTGAAGCCGTGATCGATGTGCTTAACCATTTATCGATCGACGCCGCTTGCATCGGCAATCATGAGTTTGACCATGGATGGCAAAATCTGGATGAGCAATTAAAGAAGGCAACGTTTCCGATTTTGAATGGCAACATATTTTATTCGGGTACCGACCGTCTGTTTTGGAATCATCCCTATATGATTTTGAAGAAGAACGGGATACGTATCGGCGTGATCGGATTGCACGGCAAGTACGCTTTTTACGACACCATCTCCGACATAATGGTTCGTGGAATCGAAGCGAGAGACGAGGAGATTTATCTTAAAAAATACATTAACGAACTCGAAGGTAAAGTTGACCTGGTCGTATTACTGGTGCATGAAGGTATTCCGGGAAAACAATCCTCTGCCGGACTCACCGACGCAGAACGAAACCTGCAAAGAGATATTGAACTGGCCAAAAGAGTACCCGGCGTCGATATTATCATAACGGGCCATGCCCATCAGGGAACTCCGCAGCCGCTGATCTCCAACGGTACCATTATCATTTCTACCGATGCATTGGGCATGGAAGTCGGTAAACTGGATATACAATATGATCCCGGGAAGGATAAAATAACCGGTTTCAGTAATATTTTGAATTATGTTTTTGATGATGAAATCGAGGATGACGCGGATACAAAACACGTTATCGATAAATGGAAAAACAAACTGAGTGAAATAGCCGATCAGAAAATTTGCACTATCTCCCACCCCCTTACGCGTTCCTATAGCATGGAATCGCTGATGGGCAATATGGTTGCCGACGCGATGCTTCACGCATATCCCGATAACGACCTTGCTATAACGAACAGCGGCGGCCTTCGGGACGATATTACGGGGCCGGTAGTCACCATGGGAAATTTGATTTCCGCATTTCCTTTTCCTAATACAATTGTGTTAGTCGAAATGAATGGAAAAGATATAAAAGACTTATTCGAACATGCCGCAGGTCTTACTAACGGAATTTTACAGGTTTCAGAAGGCGTGGAAATGCATTACAGCGTTTCGGCGGCGGATGGAAACAAAGTGGTTCTATATAAATTGAATGGCAAAACTTTTGAAGATGACAAAATTTATAAAGTTGTGACGAGTAACTTTTTGGCGGACGGCGGCGACGGATTTCTCGCTTTCAGGAGGGCATTATCAAAAAAAGATACCCGCGTTGAAGTTCTTCAGACGATGATCCAATACTTGAAATCCTTTGACGTGTATAAGCCTCAGTTTTTTGGAAGGGTCGTTATGATAAAGCCGTGA
- a CDS encoding DNA-3-methyladenine glycosylase I, whose translation MTPTTSRPRCWWPGTDPLYCDYHDNEWGVPLHDEQRLFEMLILEGFQAGLSWITILRKRDNFRKAFKKFDPKKVAKFTAKDVQRLMHDEGIVRNRLKIEAAITNAKAFLAVQKEFGSFDKYIWQFTNYKTLRDPKGMTKARIRPTSPESDALSKDLKARGFKFVGSTIIYAHMQATGMVDDHVEGCFKYVKR comes from the coding sequence ATGACGCCAACGACTTCAAGACCGCGCTGCTGGTGGCCCGGAACCGATCCGTTGTATTGCGATTACCATGATAACGAATGGGGCGTTCCGCTTCATGACGAACAAAGATTATTCGAAATGCTGATACTCGAGGGTTTTCAAGCCGGACTAAGCTGGATCACGATCTTGCGAAAAAGAGATAACTTTAGAAAGGCATTTAAAAAATTCGATCCGAAGAAAGTTGCCAAATTCACCGCAAAAGACGTTCAACGCCTGATGCATGACGAGGGCATTGTACGAAACCGCCTCAAGATCGAAGCGGCGATCACCAATGCAAAAGCTTTTTTGGCCGTGCAAAAGGAATTCGGTTCTTTCGATAAATACATTTGGCAATTCACCAATTACAAAACCCTCCGAGATCCCAAAGGCATGACCAAAGCGCGAATACGCCCGACCTCACCGGAATCGGACGCGCTGTCCAAAGATCTGAAAGCGCGCGGATTCAAATTTGTCGGCTCGACCATCATTTACGCGCACATGCAAGCCACCGGCATGGTGGACGATCATGTGGAAGGATGTTTTAAGTATGTGAAGAGGTAG
- a CDS encoding DegV family EDD domain-containing protein, with protein sequence MSYPQSQIGGMALKLKIKYLDGIRLKRSVIAGCNFVINKKDHLNNINVFPVPDGDTGTNMASTLKTIADTAENEHEHSIESMSCVLADSALMGARGNSGVILAQFFQGLQDGLKGSVRANTQKFSEAVSNATQSAWSAMSKPVEGTILSVIRDWAKSVEAKSKKTDDFSELFKESLNDARISLANTPKQMAVLAKAGVVDAGAEGFVTMLEGILNFIESGRISDIKRVGLSESEEEVMEPHLDDHTIDDIKFQFCTECLLVGDNMSRENIREKISSFGDSLIVAGSPKKIKIHLHSNTPEDVFDVLADYGHVVSTKIDDMRQQFANAHSDVVQETAIAVDSCVDLPLEYIRRNHIHVIPLNVHFGDQVFIDRLTLTPKKFYEKLSSSPDHPKSSQPTPQRFKESFERLLTIYPQVISLHLSSKMSGTYQGALSIAKSVGKGKIHVVDTQSASVGAGLIVQEIEPMILANEPVEKILAHIDHCVKNMNVFISVQTMEFLIKGGRVSKTRGAVAKTLNIKPILGIKEGAVVPIAKAFGHSNALRKVMELVKAAAKGKKNLRFGIAHANSIGIADWYATELVKYFEIDRDKILITDVSTVIATHAGPGAAAIAVLCDP encoded by the coding sequence ATGTCATACCCGCAGTCACAAATAGGAGGAATGGCTTTGAAACTTAAGATCAAATATCTTGACGGCATCCGTTTGAAACGTTCCGTTATTGCCGGATGTAATTTTGTGATCAATAAAAAAGATCACTTAAACAATATTAACGTATTCCCTGTGCCCGACGGCGATACAGGAACGAATATGGCTTCCACTTTGAAAACGATAGCCGATACGGCGGAAAACGAACACGAACATTCGATTGAGAGTATGTCCTGTGTTCTTGCTGATTCTGCGCTCATGGGCGCGCGGGGAAATTCCGGTGTGATTTTGGCGCAGTTCTTTCAGGGGTTGCAGGACGGCCTTAAAGGATCCGTTAGGGCAAACACTCAAAAATTTTCAGAAGCCGTTTCCAATGCTACCCAATCTGCCTGGAGCGCCATGTCGAAACCGGTGGAAGGAACGATCCTTTCCGTGATCCGTGACTGGGCAAAATCGGTGGAAGCCAAGTCGAAAAAAACCGACGATTTTTCAGAGCTTTTTAAAGAATCGCTAAACGACGCAAGAATATCTCTCGCCAATACGCCGAAACAAATGGCCGTATTAGCAAAAGCCGGCGTCGTGGATGCCGGAGCGGAGGGATTTGTTACGATGCTCGAAGGTATTCTTAATTTTATCGAATCCGGCCGTATATCCGACATCAAACGCGTCGGGCTGTCGGAATCCGAAGAAGAAGTAATGGAGCCGCATCTGGACGACCATACTATAGACGATATAAAATTTCAATTTTGCACGGAGTGTCTGCTTGTTGGCGATAATATGAGCCGCGAAAATATCCGCGAAAAAATTTCCTCGTTCGGCGACTCTCTGATAGTTGCGGGATCTCCAAAGAAAATAAAAATCCATCTTCACTCCAATACGCCGGAAGATGTTTTTGACGTGCTGGCGGATTACGGCCATGTTGTGTCAACCAAAATTGACGACATGCGTCAGCAGTTTGCTAATGCGCATTCCGATGTGGTGCAGGAAACAGCGATTGCCGTGGACTCTTGCGTGGATCTGCCATTGGAATACATTCGCCGCAATCATATTCACGTCATTCCGCTCAACGTACATTTCGGCGATCAGGTTTTTATTGATCGGTTAACCCTGACGCCTAAAAAGTTTTATGAAAAACTGTCGTCTTCGCCTGATCATCCGAAGTCTTCTCAGCCGACGCCGCAACGATTCAAGGAATCCTTTGAGCGGTTACTTACCATCTATCCGCAGGTTATTTCTCTCCATCTTTCGTCGAAAATGAGCGGAACGTATCAGGGCGCATTGAGTATTGCTAAGTCGGTTGGTAAAGGTAAGATTCACGTTGTTGATACGCAGTCTGCATCGGTCGGCGCGGGGTTGATTGTGCAGGAGATCGAGCCGATGATTCTCGCCAATGAACCGGTTGAAAAAATCCTTGCGCATATAGATCATTGCGTGAAGAATATGAACGTCTTCATCAGCGTACAAACAATGGAGTTTCTGATCAAAGGCGGGCGCGTCAGCAAAACGCGCGGCGCCGTTGCAAAGACATTAAATATCAAACCGATTCTTGGTATAAAGGAAGGCGCGGTCGTTCCGATCGCTAAGGCATTCGGCCATTCCAATGCGTTACGTAAAGTGATGGAACTGGTTAAAGCAGCCGCTAAGGGAAAGAAAAACCTGCGATTCGGTATTGCGCACGCCAATTCAATCGGCATCGCCGACTGGTATGCAACGGAACTGGTCAAGTATTTTGAGATTGACCGCGATAAAATTTTGATCACGGATGTCTCGACGGTGATCGCGACGCATGCCGGTCCCGGGGCTGCTGCCATCGCGGTACTTTGCGACCCTTGA
- the thpR gene encoding RNA 2',3'-cyclic phosphodiesterase produces MNPAHIQTIRTFIAVDLSANLKKEIAFIQQSLRPHFSRAKVSWVRSENIHLTLKFLGDVPLTDITKIITACDFVKEEPAFELHINGLGFFPGLRKPKVLWCGYESSAPIARVQNQIETALDSIGFTAENKPFVAHLTLARIKEINSNPAAPCYVDMAAVQEYLMKMPVSMFHPVRSIKLIKSRLSPKGSEYTVLHEWKLKFD; encoded by the coding sequence GTGAATCCCGCCCATATACAAACTATCCGAACATTCATCGCCGTCGATCTGTCCGCAAACCTAAAAAAAGAGATTGCCTTTATACAACAAAGCCTCCGGCCGCATTTTTCGCGTGCAAAAGTAAGCTGGGTTAGATCGGAGAACATACATCTTACTTTGAAGTTTCTGGGCGATGTTCCATTGACAGATATTACCAAGATTATTACGGCGTGTGATTTCGTTAAGGAGGAACCCGCTTTCGAGCTGCACATTAATGGGCTTGGTTTTTTCCCGGGTTTACGCAAGCCAAAAGTATTATGGTGCGGATATGAGAGTTCCGCTCCCATAGCGCGAGTTCAAAACCAAATTGAAACAGCGCTGGATTCGATTGGATTCACGGCGGAAAACAAACCGTTTGTTGCGCATTTAACGCTTGCGCGAATAAAAGAAATCAACTCTAATCCTGCCGCCCCCTGCTATGTTGATATGGCTGCGGTTCAAGAGTATCTTATGAAAATGCCGGTTTCTATGTTTCATCCGGTCCGCAGTATTAAGTTGATTAAAAGCCGGCTCTCTCCTAAAGGATCCGAGTATACGGTTTTGCATGAATGGAAATTAAAATTCGATTAA
- a CDS encoding methyl-accepting chemotaxis protein, with protein MLNNMSILNKSIIGFGILFILALTMTVFSITQLNYLLDSSDKVVNDIPIQTALLEIQYATTKGHLYFEEIIAGDKNQSSDKVYELWDEALSYCDIILKGGQKNNRTYTAIRNKKEIEAISNMGMAMEEMISYAKQRQLDSKSGQAGSEAERQFDSAYEKVMSLTEEAKIIASQETKNNYDNLLGMFSMGKLIIGFTGFFLCVIVVGIGYFISTTIVTPIKAAAKLIDKDGINTVFKMNRHDEVGRLTRSMNNFLSSFRDVLIDVVDASRAVATSSKEISASTETMATNAREQSLHTNGITSAVEEMSKTVYEISHNASSAKEMALHAQSSATQGAQVIDETAEGISKMVGMIKQSTDVVNSLSDSSGKIGKILNIIEDITKQINLIALNASIEATKAGERGKGFAVVADEIKKLAERTTHSTAEINEMIVKIQTNVSEAVNLMARTREKADSAITLSHDAKSSLKEISEVFQEVTQMVAQIAVSSHQQSITSDQIADNIKIINQSTQQVAAGIQEIAKSADYFKTLTDSMQKRVNVFKVDERL; from the coding sequence ATGCTTAATAATATGAGCATCCTCAATAAATCGATAATCGGGTTTGGTATTTTATTCATTCTTGCACTAACTATGACCGTTTTTTCCATAACTCAGTTGAACTACTTATTGGATAGTTCTGACAAAGTGGTTAATGATATTCCGATTCAAACCGCTCTCTTGGAGATTCAATACGCGACGACCAAAGGCCATCTGTATTTCGAAGAAATCATCGCCGGCGATAAAAATCAATCTTCAGACAAAGTCTATGAGTTGTGGGATGAGGCACTCTCGTACTGCGATATTATTCTAAAGGGCGGCCAAAAAAATAATAGGACGTATACCGCGATTAGGAACAAGAAAGAAATCGAAGCTATATCCAACATGGGTATGGCTATGGAGGAGATGATCTCATACGCAAAGCAACGCCAGCTGGACTCTAAATCAGGGCAGGCGGGAAGCGAAGCCGAACGGCAATTTGACTCGGCGTATGAAAAAGTGATGTCGCTCACAGAAGAAGCTAAAATCATCGCCAGTCAGGAAACAAAAAATAATTACGATAATTTGCTTGGCATGTTTTCAATGGGCAAATTGATTATCGGATTTACGGGATTTTTTCTGTGCGTCATTGTGGTTGGAATCGGTTATTTTATTTCCACAACCATCGTTACCCCCATCAAGGCGGCGGCAAAACTAATTGACAAGGACGGGATCAATACGGTTTTTAAAATGAACCGTCATGATGAGGTCGGACGACTGACCCGCTCGATGAATAATTTCCTTTCCTCCTTCAGGGACGTTTTGATTGACGTAGTCGATGCCTCTCGGGCGGTTGCGACATCCAGCAAAGAAATTTCAGCAAGCACCGAAACGATGGCCACCAATGCGCGGGAGCAGAGTTTGCATACAAACGGTATTACGTCAGCCGTTGAGGAAATGTCAAAGACCGTATACGAAATTTCACACAATGCATCGAGCGCAAAAGAGATGGCTCTGCACGCGCAATCCAGCGCGACACAGGGCGCGCAAGTTATCGATGAGACGGCCGAGGGAATCAGCAAAATGGTAGGGATGATCAAGCAATCCACGGATGTGGTAAATTCTCTTAGTGACTCCAGCGGAAAGATCGGTAAGATTCTGAATATTATCGAAGATATTACAAAACAAATTAACCTGATCGCACTCAACGCATCCATCGAAGCAACGAAAGCCGGAGAAAGGGGAAAAGGATTTGCCGTTGTCGCAGACGAAATAAAAAAACTAGCGGAACGAACAACGCATTCTACGGCTGAGATCAACGAGATGATCGTTAAGATTCAAACCAATGTTTCCGAAGCAGTCAACCTAATGGCGCGCACACGGGAAAAAGCGGATAGCGCCATTACGCTGTCGCATGACGCTAAATCGAGCCTAAAAGAGATTTCCGAAGTGTTTCAGGAAGTGACGCAAATGGTGGCGCAGATCGCCGTCTCGAGCCATCAGCAATCTATTACCAGCGATCAGATTGCCGACAATATTAAGATCATAAACCAATCCACCCAGCAGGTCGCAGCAGGTATTCAGGAGATCGCTAAATCAGCGGATTATTTCAAAACGCTTACCGACAGTATGCAGAAAAGGGTTAATGTTTTCAAAGTAGACGAAAGGTTGTAA
- a CDS encoding radical SAM protein has translation MKKPKLLLINPYIYDFAAYDLWLKPLGLLYLAAMLEENGCEIIFLDAMDRWHPDVLKLQKRESPRTKKYGDGYFYKEPVEKPQEFQHIRRHYSRYGLPPEFMRTNLDRIKREHDIDMILVTSGMTYWYRGVHEAIRMSREIFPQTKILLGGIYATLFHEYAQQHSDADVVFKGESERTLLKFISDQTGLTTKKQYRGYDDYPFPAYHLYPKLDYAALMTSRGCPYRCSFCATHEFTDEFRRRSPGKVVEEIEFYNIQKQITDLSFYDDALFVNSDKHIKPILRQVIRKNLKVRFHTPNGLFAKLLDAELAELLVESGFKTIRLSYETKNTERQIQMKKVNDSDLEKALRHLELAGFTRQEVVVYLIMGLPNQKPAEVADSINYVHQLGAKVSLSSFSPIPNTQEWEIAIRDYGFPVDNPLLTNKSIYPLKNDYFSYDDFERLKMAAIQGNRHLITPANETDWSISDYNVYA, from the coding sequence ATGAAGAAGCCGAAGCTTCTTTTGATCAATCCTTATATTTACGATTTTGCCGCATACGATCTTTGGCTGAAGCCGCTGGGATTGCTCTACCTCGCCGCTATGCTGGAAGAAAACGGATGTGAAATTATTTTTCTGGACGCAATGGATCGATGGCATCCGGATGTACTGAAACTTCAAAAACGTGAATCCCCGCGAACAAAAAAATATGGCGACGGCTATTTTTACAAGGAACCTGTAGAAAAACCTCAGGAATTTCAGCACATTCGCCGCCATTACTCGCGTTACGGCTTGCCGCCGGAGTTCATGCGAACAAATCTGGATCGAATCAAACGCGAACACGATATCGACATGATTTTGGTCACCTCCGGAATGACGTACTGGTATCGCGGCGTTCATGAAGCAATACGTATGTCGCGCGAGATATTTCCCCAAACAAAAATTTTACTCGGCGGTATTTACGCTACATTGTTTCATGAATATGCGCAGCAACACTCCGACGCGGACGTTGTTTTCAAAGGAGAGTCGGAAAGAACTTTGCTGAAATTTATTTCTGATCAAACCGGTTTGACCACAAAAAAGCAGTACCGCGGATACGATGACTATCCTTTTCCGGCTTATCATTTATATCCGAAGCTGGATTACGCAGCGCTCATGACCTCGCGCGGTTGCCCCTACCGCTGCTCGTTTTGTGCTACGCATGAATTTACTGATGAATTCCGGCGGCGTAGTCCCGGCAAAGTTGTGGAAGAAATTGAATTCTATAATATACAAAAACAGATCACGGATTTAAGTTTTTATGACGATGCGCTCTTTGTTAATTCCGACAAACACATTAAGCCGATTCTCCGGCAAGTTATTAGAAAAAATCTAAAAGTTCGTTTTCATACGCCTAACGGCCTTTTCGCAAAATTACTGGATGCCGAACTCGCCGAGCTGCTTGTCGAGAGCGGATTCAAAACCATTCGCCTGAGTTATGAAACCAAGAACACCGAGCGCCAGATCCAAATGAAAAAAGTGAATGACAGCGATCTGGAAAAAGCTTTACGGCATCTTGAATTGGCCGGTTTCACTAGGCAAGAAGTGGTTGTTTACTTGATCATGGGTTTGCCCAACCAAAAGCCGGCCGAGGTTGCAGATAGTATAAACTATGTTCATCAACTCGGCGCCAAAGTCAGTCTGTCTTCTTTTTCACCTATTCCCAACACACAGGAATGGGAGATCGCGATTCGCGACTACGGATTTCCTGTCGACAACCCGCTTTTGACCAATAAATCTATTTACCCGTTGAAAAACGATTATTTTTCTTACGATGATTTTGAACGGCTTAAAATGGCGGCTATTCAAGGTAATCGGCATCTAATCACCCCTGCGAATGAAACGGACTGGAGCATTTCGGATTATAATGTCTATGCGTAA
- a CDS encoding peptidoglycan DD-metalloendopeptidase family protein → MKRTGAFRIIMSMRKSNVTQSIFRCILFVIFSFFSLCAQDLQKKITQSQKNVQKLKEEIKNYENRIVSEAQKEKNELDRLNDANQKIGLLQQLLGELEQSRSLTELNIVVLRDQLKTTQGELNVLKNLTGQRLVQTYKHRAEDPLAYVFTSDSWTQAYARVKYTKIIANQDKTDLQTLRRKKIKIERQKKLIEAELLQQKYLIAEKKNEKAALDVELNRRKASLSKIRKDKRLLNTMLEEKRDDLVTLNSLIAELERKKKEQEELELERQRKLKAESAEKSIAYKEPKYVEKSTFGLYKGKLPYPVAGKIVKKFGDQINPILGTKTRNPGIEIQATQNAAVRAVAKGRIAHIAWLRRMGNTLLIDHGGGYYTVYAHLSEIYVSPEQNVSAGDMIAGLDENEEGKYVLHFEIYKDQDVQDPSIWLR, encoded by the coding sequence ATGAAACGGACTGGAGCATTTCGGATTATAATGTCTATGCGTAAATCAAATGTAACTCAATCTATCTTTCGGTGTATTTTGTTTGTAATTTTTTCTTTCTTTTCACTTTGCGCGCAGGATCTTCAGAAAAAAATAACTCAGAGCCAGAAAAACGTACAAAAGCTCAAAGAAGAAATCAAAAATTATGAGAACAGGATCGTATCAGAAGCGCAAAAGGAAAAAAATGAACTTGACCGCCTTAACGATGCCAATCAAAAGATTGGTTTACTCCAGCAATTACTTGGAGAACTTGAACAGTCCAGAAGCCTGACGGAATTGAATATTGTCGTTTTACGTGATCAATTAAAGACGACGCAGGGCGAACTCAACGTACTGAAAAACCTGACAGGCCAAAGACTAGTTCAAACCTACAAACACCGCGCGGAAGATCCTTTAGCTTATGTGTTTACATCCGATTCGTGGACGCAGGCGTACGCGCGGGTAAAATATACTAAGATCATCGCGAATCAAGATAAGACCGACTTGCAAACTCTGCGGAGAAAAAAAATAAAAATAGAACGGCAAAAAAAACTTATTGAGGCAGAACTTCTTCAGCAAAAGTATCTTATTGCTGAAAAGAAAAATGAAAAAGCGGCCTTAGACGTCGAATTAAACCGGCGCAAAGCATCCTTGTCCAAGATTCGCAAAGATAAGCGCTTGTTAAATACCATGCTGGAAGAAAAACGAGACGATCTTGTCACCTTGAATTCACTTATAGCGGAATTAGAACGTAAGAAAAAGGAACAAGAAGAACTTGAACTGGAACGCCAGAGAAAACTAAAAGCCGAGAGCGCCGAAAAGAGCATTGCGTACAAAGAACCGAAGTATGTTGAAAAGTCGACGTTCGGCCTTTATAAGGGTAAATTGCCGTATCCGGTTGCAGGGAAGATTGTTAAGAAATTCGGCGATCAGATCAATCCGATTCTTGGAACAAAAACAAGAAACCCGGGAATTGAAATTCAGGCAACTCAAAACGCGGCGGTAAGAGCGGTGGCAAAAGGGCGAATTGCGCATATTGCATGGCTTCGACGGATGGGCAATACGTTATTGATCGATCACGGCGGCGGTTATTATACAGTCTACGCGCATCTGTCCGAGATATATGTTTCACCGGAGCAAAATGTCAGCGCAGGCGATATGATCGCAGGCCTCGATGAAAATGAAGAGGGAAAGTATGTGCTCCATTTTGAAATTTACAAAGATCAAGACGTTCAGGATCCTTCAATCTGGCTTAGATAA